A window of Deltaproteobacteria bacterium contains these coding sequences:
- a CDS encoding TlyA family RNA methyltransferase has protein sequence MSRVRLDKLLVSRGLAPSRDRAQALIAAGAVEVDGVVARKAASQVARSAAVRVRDAPPPRYVSRGGLKLERGLDAFGIDPAGAVALDVGASTGGFTDVLLQRGAARVYALDVGYGQLAWSLRTDPRVVVIERKNIRYATREHIPEECDLAVIDTSFISLRLVLPPVAALIGPDKPIVALVKPQFEVGRDKVGKGGVVRDPADRLAAVDGIRAWARQHGFAAGDAVESPIAGPAGNVEYLLLLRSPAS, from the coding sequence GTGTCAAGGGTACGACTGGATAAGCTCCTGGTTTCACGCGGGCTCGCCCCGTCGCGCGACCGCGCGCAGGCGCTCATCGCGGCGGGCGCGGTCGAGGTCGACGGCGTCGTCGCGCGCAAGGCCGCGTCGCAGGTCGCGCGGTCCGCCGCCGTGCGCGTGCGCGACGCCCCGCCGCCGCGATACGTGTCGCGCGGCGGCCTCAAGCTCGAACGCGGGCTCGACGCGTTCGGCATCGACCCGGCGGGAGCGGTCGCCCTCGACGTGGGCGCGTCCACCGGCGGCTTCACCGACGTGCTACTCCAGCGCGGCGCCGCGAGGGTGTACGCCCTCGACGTCGGCTACGGCCAGCTCGCGTGGTCGCTGCGCACCGACCCGCGCGTGGTCGTGATCGAGCGAAAGAACATCCGCTACGCGACGCGCGAACACATCCCCGAGGAGTGCGACCTCGCGGTCATCGACACCTCGTTCATCTCCTTGCGCCTCGTGTTGCCACCGGTCGCTGCCCTCATTGGCCCGGACAAGCCGATCGTCGCGCTCGTCAAGCCGCAGTTCGAGGTCGGCCGCGACAAGGTGGGCAAGGGGGGGGTCGTCCGCGACCCCGCGGACCGCCTCGCCGCGGTCGACGGCATCCGCGCGTGGGCGCGGCAGCACGGGTTCGCCGCCGGCGACGCGGTCGAGTCGCCGATCGCCGGGCCGGCGGGCAACGTCGAGTACTTGCTTTTGCTAAGGTCGCCCGCGTCATGA
- a CDS encoding NAD-dependent epimerase/dehydratase family protein has product MRVLVTGAAGFIGSHTCERLVARGHDVVGLDRFDDFLYPAAPKRANADDLRAALPGDRFRLVEGDICDGELVARLVGDVDAVCHLAALAGVRPSLRDPRRYVRVNLEGTLSVFEACRAAGVRRVAFASSSSVYGKRAAGRAFREDDPCLEPASPYGATKRAGELLCSTYRDLYGLGVSALRFFTVYGPRQRPDMMVHKLLRAVVTGEPVPVYGDGTSARDYTFIDDIVAGTIAAVERVQPGAFEIYNLGGHETTTLADLVATVERVTGHPVPIDRQPMQPGDVPLTFADVTKAARDLDYAPTTDVATGIARYWEWFRGRPMP; this is encoded by the coding sequence ATGAGGGTGCTCGTCACCGGCGCCGCCGGCTTCATCGGCTCGCACACCTGCGAGCGGCTCGTCGCTCGCGGCCACGACGTCGTGGGCCTCGATCGATTCGACGACTTCCTGTACCCGGCGGCGCCCAAGCGGGCCAACGCCGACGACCTGCGCGCGGCGCTGCCCGGCGACCGGTTCCGCCTCGTCGAGGGCGACATCTGCGACGGAGAACTCGTCGCGCGCCTCGTCGGCGACGTCGACGCCGTGTGCCACCTGGCCGCCCTCGCCGGCGTGCGCCCGTCGCTGCGCGACCCGCGCCGCTACGTGCGCGTCAACCTCGAGGGCACCCTGTCGGTGTTCGAGGCGTGCCGCGCCGCCGGCGTCCGGCGCGTGGCGTTCGCGTCGTCGAGTTCCGTGTACGGCAAGCGCGCGGCCGGCCGCGCGTTCCGCGAGGACGACCCGTGCCTCGAGCCGGCGTCGCCCTACGGCGCCACCAAGCGCGCCGGCGAACTCCTGTGTTCGACGTATCGCGACCTGTACGGGCTCGGCGTCAGCGCGCTGCGGTTCTTCACCGTCTACGGCCCGCGGCAGCGGCCGGACATGATGGTCCACAAACTGCTGCGCGCGGTCGTCACCGGCGAGCCGGTGCCGGTTTACGGCGACGGCACGTCGGCGCGGGACTACACGTTCATCGACGACATCGTCGCGGGCACCATCGCCGCCGTCGAGCGCGTGCAACCGGGCGCGTTCGAGATCTACAACCTCGGCGGCCACGAAACGACCACGTTGGCGGACCTCGTCGCGACCGTCGAGCGGGTCACCGGGCATCCGGTGCCGATCGACCGGCAACCGATGCAGCCGGGCGACGTGCCGCTCACGTTCGCCGACGTCACGAAAGCGGCGCGCGACCTCGACTACGCGCCGACGACCGACGTCGCCACGGGAATCGCCCGCTACTGGGAGTGGTTCCGCGGGCGGCCGATGCCGTAG
- a CDS encoding UDP-glucose/GDP-mannose dehydrogenase family protein yields the protein MRIAVVGTGYVGLVAGAGFSDFGNDVTCVDIDADRVARLRRGELPIYEPGLDAIVDRNVAGGRLRFTTDVAEAVAGADVVLIAVGTPQGSYGGGARLEHVFDAARSIGRALTGWAVIATKSTVPVGTARRVREIIAEETRHPFAVASNPEFLKEGDAVNDFMKPARVIVGCDDERGIATLRNLYAPFVRTNDRILVTDVQSAELAKYAANAMLATRISFMNELALLAEAVGADIEAVRRGIGSDPRIGPKFLFPGPGFGGSCFPKDIRALAHTARGYGVELSVVEAADRANERQKRVLGARIRERIGGDGGTLTGKRIAVWGLAFKPETDDVRESPALALIDDLLAAGAAVTAYDPQAIDTARRELGDRVTYAPDMYAAVEGADALALVTEWKVFRRPDFSRVAAAMRTRAVFDGRNVWNPAELAGLGFAYYGIGRPRNHSQ from the coding sequence ATGCGCATCGCAGTTGTCGGCACGGGATACGTCGGCCTCGTGGCCGGCGCAGGGTTTTCGGACTTCGGCAACGACGTCACGTGCGTGGACATCGACGCCGACCGGGTCGCCCGGTTGCGCCGCGGCGAACTGCCCATCTATGAGCCGGGCCTGGACGCCATCGTCGACCGCAACGTGGCCGGCGGCCGGCTCCGGTTTACGACCGACGTCGCCGAGGCGGTCGCCGGCGCCGACGTGGTGCTCATCGCGGTCGGCACGCCGCAGGGCAGCTACGGCGGCGGCGCACGCCTCGAACACGTGTTCGACGCCGCGCGCTCGATCGGGCGAGCGCTCACCGGGTGGGCGGTCATCGCGACCAAGAGCACCGTGCCCGTCGGCACCGCGCGCCGCGTCCGGGAAATCATCGCGGAAGAGACCCGGCACCCGTTCGCGGTCGCGTCCAACCCGGAGTTCCTCAAGGAAGGGGACGCGGTCAACGACTTCATGAAGCCGGCGCGCGTCATCGTCGGCTGCGACGACGAGCGCGGCATTGCCACGTTGCGCAACCTGTACGCGCCGTTCGTGCGCACCAACGACCGGATACTCGTGACCGACGTCCAGTCGGCCGAGCTGGCCAAGTACGCGGCGAACGCGATGCTCGCCACGCGCATCTCGTTCATGAACGAGTTGGCGCTGCTCGCGGAAGCAGTCGGAGCAGACATCGAAGCGGTGCGCCGCGGCATCGGCTCCGACCCGCGCATCGGGCCGAAGTTCTTGTTTCCGGGTCCCGGCTTCGGCGGAAGCTGCTTTCCCAAGGACATTCGCGCGCTGGCACACACCGCGCGCGGCTACGGGGTCGAACTCAGCGTGGTCGAGGCGGCCGACCGGGCGAACGAGCGGCAAAAGCGGGTGCTGGGCGCGCGGATCCGCGAGCGGATCGGCGGCGACGGAGGCACGCTGACCGGCAAGCGAATCGCCGTGTGGGGGCTCGCGTTCAAACCGGAGACCGACGACGTGCGCGAGTCGCCCGCGCTCGCGCTGATCGACGATCTGCTCGCGGCGGGCGCCGCGGTGACCGCCTACGACCCGCAGGCCATCGACACCGCGCGCCGCGAGCTCGGCGACCGCGTGACGTACGCACCGGACATGTACGCCGCGGTCGAGGGCGCGGACGCGCTCGCGCTGGTGACGGAATGGAAGGTGTTTCGCCGGCCCGACTTTTCGCGCGTCGCGGCGGCGATGCGCACGCGCGCCGTGTTCGACGGCCGCAACGTGTGGAACCCGGCCGAACTCGCCGGGCTCGGATTCGCCTACTACGGCATCGGCCGCCCGCGGAACCACTCCCAGTAG
- a CDS encoding GNAT family N-acetyltransferase: protein MSIEVAPLSHDHLDEAVALLEASTPFDLAARVAEEKLFGGAPAGPARAFGARRAGDLAGIVVTSGRWLRLFVVAPRHLGHGIGRALLDAAEADLRARGEARARTMDQPGNYLAPGIDERNAPTIEWFRRRGYAPVRRNTSLEIDLRDNPNVSAARARALAEAAAARGYQVRRASRADRAALRRTVAGAFSEGWAFEVDLALSTTPEGVHVAVAPDGTIAAFAAHDGNNRGLGWFGPAGTLPEHRGRGLGSALLVACLEDVRAAGHRTCVVSWIGPRAFYDRVAGVAGERHYVVLEKAL from the coding sequence GTGTCGATCGAGGTCGCCCCGCTGTCGCACGACCATCTCGACGAAGCCGTCGCCCTGCTCGAGGCGTCGACACCGTTCGACCTCGCGGCGCGCGTGGCCGAGGAGAAGCTGTTCGGTGGCGCCCCGGCGGGCCCGGCGCGCGCGTTCGGCGCGCGCCGCGCCGGCGACCTGGCCGGCATCGTGGTCACGTCGGGCCGGTGGCTGCGCCTGTTCGTGGTCGCGCCGCGCCACCTCGGCCACGGGATCGGACGCGCCCTGCTCGACGCGGCCGAAGCCGACCTGCGCGCTCGCGGCGAGGCGCGCGCGCGCACGATGGACCAGCCGGGCAACTACCTGGCTCCCGGCATCGACGAGCGCAACGCCCCCACGATCGAGTGGTTCCGCCGCCGCGGCTACGCGCCCGTTCGCCGCAACACCAGCCTGGAGATCGACCTGCGCGACAACCCGAACGTGTCGGCCGCGCGCGCCCGCGCCCTCGCCGAGGCGGCCGCGGCGCGCGGCTACCAGGTGCGCCGCGCGTCGCGCGCCGACCGCGCCGCCCTGCGCCGCACGGTGGCCGGTGCGTTTTCGGAGGGCTGGGCGTTCGAGGTCGACCTGGCGCTGTCGACCACGCCCGAGGGCGTCCACGTCGCGGTCGCGCCGGACGGAACGATCGCCGCGTTCGCCGCGCACGACGGCAACAACCGCGGGTTGGGCTGGTTCGGGCCCGCCGGCACCCTGCCGGAGCATCGCGGCCGGGGGTTGGGCAGCGCCCTGCTCGTCGCGTGTCTCGAGGACGTGCGCGCCGCCGGCCACCGCACGTGCGTCGTGTCCTGGATTGGCCCGCGCGCATTTTATGACCGGGTGGCGGGCGTCGCAGGCGAGCGCCACTACGTCGTGCTCGAGAAGGCGCTGTGA
- a CDS encoding NDP-sugar synthase, translating into MILCAGLGTRLGPLGKAYPKPLLPMCDVPIVRYGIALLVGHGIRDIVINTHYQPERFLAALGDGTEFGARIRYSHEPELLGTGGGVKRALPLLDPDGADEPFFVVNGKLVVDADLHGLMAAHRAAGDVLATLLVRRVPDAADWGALDVGPDGRLRDVFAGGEHMFCGVHVARPSVIARLPDGEACSIRQGYLPWLRAGAGAIATFEHAGYFAEHSTPERYVQGNIDLARGARLRFPPAPTTGVDPGADVHPTAEVVPPVRIGPGARVGAGARVGPDAVVCPGGIVPAGARVTRAVVWPAAPGEPPPPPIALP; encoded by the coding sequence ATGATCTTGTGCGCCGGCCTCGGCACCCGGCTCGGTCCTCTCGGCAAGGCGTACCCGAAGCCGCTGCTACCGATGTGCGACGTGCCGATCGTGCGCTACGGGATCGCCTTGCTCGTCGGCCACGGCATCCGCGACATCGTCATCAACACGCACTACCAACCCGAGCGGTTCCTCGCCGCGCTCGGCGACGGCACCGAGTTCGGCGCGCGGATCCGCTACTCGCACGAACCCGAGCTGCTCGGCACCGGCGGCGGCGTCAAACGCGCCCTGCCGTTGCTCGATCCCGACGGGGCCGACGAGCCGTTCTTCGTGGTCAACGGCAAGCTCGTGGTCGACGCCGATCTGCACGGATTGATGGCGGCGCATCGCGCCGCCGGCGACGTCCTCGCCACGCTGCTGGTCCGCCGCGTGCCGGACGCGGCGGACTGGGGTGCACTCGACGTCGGCCCTGACGGGCGCTTGCGCGACGTGTTCGCCGGCGGCGAGCACATGTTTTGCGGCGTTCACGTCGCGCGTCCGTCGGTGATCGCACGGCTGCCCGACGGCGAGGCCTGTTCGATCCGGCAAGGCTACCTGCCGTGGCTGCGCGCCGGCGCCGGCGCGATTGCCACCTTCGAGCACGCGGGCTACTTCGCCGAACACTCGACCCCCGAGCGCTACGTGCAGGGCAACATCGACCTGGCGCGCGGTGCGCGGCTGCGGTTTCCTCCCGCGCCGACGACCGGCGTCGACCCGGGCGCCGACGTGCACCCGACCGCCGAAGTCGTGCCGCCCGTGCGCATCGGTCCCGGCGCGCGCGTCGGCGCCGGCGCCCGCGTCGGGCCGGACGCGGTGGTGTGCCCGGGCGGAATCGTCCCGGCGGGGGCCCGCGTGACGCGCGCCGTCGTGTGGCCGGCGGCGCCCGGCGAGCCGCCGCCGCCGCCGATCGCGCTGCCGTGA
- a CDS encoding Stp1/IreP family PP2C-type Ser/Thr phosphatase, which produces MRVRFAGETDVGRKRDHNEDALYLPEHERIAIVADGMGGHASGEVASRMAVETIVRYFLETADQQPLTWPYKVDRGLRADINRLTVAIMLANLEIYELAQRDAKCKGMGTTVVATYFLDDTMLIGHVGDSRVYRYRDGRLTQMTEDHSLINDYIKMKRVTADEAQNWPHKNVIVRALGMKETVQVDILTEQPRIGDVYLLCSDGLSGMLTDAQIAHVLDSEPDINKAVDRLIEGANEEGGIDNITVVLARIEPL; this is translated from the coding sequence ATGCGCGTCCGGTTCGCCGGCGAAACCGATGTGGGGCGCAAACGCGACCACAACGAGGACGCGTTGTACCTGCCGGAACACGAGCGGATCGCGATCGTCGCGGACGGCATGGGCGGTCACGCATCCGGCGAGGTCGCCAGCCGGATGGCGGTCGAGACGATCGTCCGCTACTTCCTCGAAACCGCCGACCAGCAACCGCTCACATGGCCCTACAAGGTGGACCGCGGCCTGCGCGCGGACATCAACCGGCTCACGGTGGCGATCATGCTGGCCAACCTGGAAATCTACGAGCTGGCCCAGAGGGACGCCAAGTGCAAGGGCATGGGCACGACCGTGGTCGCGACCTACTTCCTCGACGACACGATGCTCATCGGCCACGTCGGAGACAGCCGCGTGTACCGCTATCGAGACGGTCGCCTCACGCAGATGACCGAGGACCACTCGCTCATCAACGACTACATCAAGATGAAGCGAGTCACGGCCGACGAGGCGCAGAACTGGCCGCACAAGAACGTGATCGTGCGCGCGCTCGGCATGAAGGAGACGGTGCAGGTCGATATCCTCACCGAGCAGCCCCGGATCGGCGACGTCTACCTGCTGTGCTCCGATGGCCTGTCCGGCATGCTCACGGACGCGCAGATCGCGCACGTGCTCGACAGCGAGCCGGACATCAACAAGGCCGTCGATCGGCTGATCGAGGGCGCCAACGAAGAGGGCGGCATCGACAACATCACGGTCGTGCTCGCCCGGATCGAACCGCTGTGA